The following proteins are encoded in a genomic region of Paenibacillus sp. FSL H3-0469:
- a CDS encoding histidine kinase — protein MIRTNSIVFKFSLQMTVILAILLSILVLSNIYSLEVVRSNALTSSRNTLALYQANIHNNFNNFSKDLIEVFDHNVDAAVNSAGMDENSRYFRVQQLKNSLQAKIAGDNSSDGMFIRLSDELVLEQFNRRIQSEDKLALVDFINMHTFSTAPAEHSGEWKVFQIRGESYLFKYISYSGVSFGTLVKADTLLAMVDRGGNDQNRYVLSDSKGTILAASNISLQEGETTLESLSRQYKREYLIVSEPIGEFGQMTQMVTKGSLFTGLKLIQWGIVLLAILSVIVVPLVLRFLTRDVLRPILELVKAAKAVEQGQLEYQIPQNTPYSLEFLKLFHALESMVSEIKDLKIQSYEEQIEISRAEIKYLQMQIRPHFFLNAISTITSLTYQNKNEEIRRLIHCLSEHLRYMFRGGLMEVTMEEEIRHTENYIRMQEIRYPEQIFFMIEMQEEARQVPIPQFMIQTFVENTFKHAMFVQELLSIFIRVRMERRDDSSFVSIVIEDNGAGFTSEWLDQPEREEAGEDGGRVGIANIRKTLRLLYKREDLLKLSNIGSTGARVELWIPVKPTEWSQPGLEGG, from the coding sequence ATGATCCGAACCAACAGTATCGTGTTCAAATTTTCGTTGCAGATGACAGTGATTCTTGCGATCCTGCTGTCCATCCTTGTTCTGAGTAACATCTACTCCCTGGAGGTAGTGCGGAGCAATGCTCTGACTAGCTCGCGTAATACACTGGCCCTCTATCAGGCCAATATTCATAATAACTTCAACAATTTCTCCAAGGACCTCATTGAGGTGTTCGACCATAACGTGGATGCTGCGGTGAATTCGGCGGGGATGGATGAGAACAGCCGGTATTTCAGGGTCCAGCAGCTCAAAAATAGTCTGCAAGCCAAAATAGCAGGCGATAATTCGAGCGACGGCATGTTCATCAGGCTCTCGGATGAGCTGGTGCTGGAGCAGTTCAACCGCCGGATTCAATCGGAGGATAAGCTGGCTCTGGTGGATTTTATAAATATGCATACATTCAGTACGGCTCCGGCAGAACATAGCGGCGAATGGAAGGTCTTCCAGATCCGCGGCGAGTCTTACTTGTTCAAATATATTTCGTATTCAGGAGTCAGCTTCGGAACGCTGGTGAAAGCGGACACGCTGCTGGCCATGGTCGACAGGGGAGGGAATGATCAGAACCGGTATGTGCTGAGTGATTCTAAGGGAACTATACTGGCAGCGAGTAATATCTCTCTGCAGGAGGGAGAGACGACGCTTGAGAGCTTAAGCAGGCAGTATAAGCGGGAGTACCTGATTGTATCTGAACCGATCGGCGAGTTCGGACAGATGACCCAAATGGTTACCAAGGGTAGCCTGTTCACGGGCCTGAAGCTGATTCAATGGGGGATCGTCCTGCTCGCGATTCTCTCGGTTATCGTGGTGCCGCTGGTGCTGAGATTCCTGACGAGGGATGTACTGAGGCCGATTCTGGAGCTGGTGAAGGCAGCGAAGGCAGTCGAGCAGGGGCAGCTGGAATATCAGATTCCGCAGAATACCCCCTACTCGCTGGAATTCCTGAAGCTGTTCCATGCGCTGGAGTCCATGGTCAGTGAGATCAAGGATCTGAAGATCCAGTCCTATGAAGAACAGATCGAGATCAGCCGCGCCGAGATCAAGTATCTGCAGATGCAGATCCGGCCCCATTTTTTCCTGAATGCGATCTCAACGATTACGAGCCTAACCTATCAGAATAAAAATGAGGAGATCCGCCGGCTGATCCACTGCCTCTCCGAGCATCTCCGGTATATGTTCCGAGGGGGGCTGATGGAAGTGACGATGGAGGAGGAGATCCGGCATACTGAGAATTATATCCGGATGCAGGAGATCCGTTATCCTGAGCAGATTTTTTTCATGATCGAGATGCAGGAGGAAGCGCGGCAGGTGCCGATTCCGCAGTTCATGATTCAGACCTTTGTGGAGAATACGTTCAAGCATGCCATGTTCGTTCAGGAGCTGCTGTCTATTTTCATCAGAGTGCGGATGGAGCGGCGGGACGATAGTTCATTTGTCAGCATTGTAATAGAAGATAACGGGGCAGGCTTCACTTCGGAGTGGCTGGATCAGCCGGAACGAGAAGAGGCAGGAGAGGATGGCGGCAGAGTGGGCATTGCCAATATCCGCAAGACCCTCAGACTGCTCTACAAACGGGAGGATCTGCTAAAGCTGTCGAATATCGGGTCTACAGGTGCGAGGGTTGAGCTGTGGATTCCTGTGAAGCCAACGGAATGGAGCCAGCCCGGCTTAGAGGGAGGATAA
- a CDS encoding alpha/beta hydrolase-fold protein has translation MATMQISLFSASLKREVTIQAILPVDLPEGWGLPAWSGQPLRSLYLLHGFSGSQNDWLNFSRIRELADRHQVAVFMPAGENRFYVNDELREEYYGEYIGRELVDFTRKLFPLSAAREDTWIGGLSMGGYGAIRNGLKYAERFGRIIALSSALIPYRVANIAPDYKDGIASYSYYASVFGDLSKLLGSDKDPEQLVRDVRVQGLALPELYMACGTEDMLLDVNRRFHQFLDSVQAAHYYEEGPGDHNWAYWDKHIEAALDWAVNQQTSYID, from the coding sequence ATGGCTACAATGCAAATCAGCCTGTTCTCGGCGAGTCTGAAGCGGGAGGTCACGATCCAGGCCATATTGCCGGTGGATCTGCCGGAGGGCTGGGGATTGCCGGCCTGGTCGGGCCAGCCCTTGAGATCGCTCTATCTGCTGCACGGCTTCTCCGGCAGCCAGAACGACTGGCTGAACTTCTCAAGGATCAGAGAGCTGGCGGACAGGCATCAGGTGGCAGTATTCATGCCGGCCGGAGAGAACCGCTTCTATGTCAATGATGAGCTTAGGGAAGAATATTACGGTGAGTATATCGGCAGAGAGCTGGTAGACTTCACCCGTAAGCTGTTCCCGCTATCAGCAGCCAGAGAGGATACCTGGATCGGCGGCTTATCGATGGGCGGATACGGTGCGATCCGCAACGGTCTGAAATACGCGGAGCGCTTCGGCCGGATCATTGCCTTATCCTCGGCCTTAATTCCGTATAGAGTAGCCAATATTGCCCCAGACTATAAAGACGGAATTGCCAGTTATTCCTACTATGCCAGCGTCTTCGGCGATCTGAGTAAGCTGCTCGGCAGCGACAAGGACCCCGAGCAGCTGGTGCGTGATGTGAGGGTGCAGGGACTTGCCCTGCCGGAGCTGTATATGGCGTGCGGAACCGAGGATATGCTGCTGGATGTGAACCGCCGGTTCCATCAGTTCCTGGACAGCGTGCAGGCTGCCCATTACTATGAAGAAGGCCCTGGCGACCATAACTGGGCGTACTGGGATAAGCATATCGAAGCTGCGCTGGACTGGGCGGTTAACCAGCAAACTAGCTATATAGATTAA
- the gtfA gene encoding sucrose phosphorylase has translation MTLKNQVQLITYPDSLGGDLKQLHQVLRGPFAGLFAGGIHILPPFPSSGDRGFAPLTYLEIEPEFGTWEDIRSIGVEFDVLVDLMVNHISRQSPYFQDFLEHGRASEYADLFITLDKIWEDGKPVRADIGKMFLRRPLPYSTFTTSGGEEEKVWTTFGKTDPSEQIDLDIHSPLTRDLLRQFFLNFKEQNVKIVRLDAVGYVIKKLGTSCFYVEPEIYEFLDWIKEMADSLDIELLPEVHAHHSIQTKLSEYGCWIYDFILPYRVLEALTGRSNTALYDYLRTRPHQQFTMLDCHDGVPVKPDLDDLIDTKEARELVDLCVERGANLSLILSEEHKAPDGFDVHQIRCTYYSVLNEDDDAYLAARAIQFFAPGIPQVYYVGLLAGRNDLEQVALTGEGREINRHNYTLEEIEAESQREVVQRLMKLIRFRNEYSAFNGTFRVLEAEADEIRLMWEQGTAYCRLHINLQNYKTVIEYIDQQGQEAVYWV, from the coding sequence ATGACACTGAAGAATCAAGTGCAGTTAATTACCTATCCCGATTCGCTGGGCGGAGACCTGAAGCAGCTGCATCAGGTACTTCGCGGTCCTTTCGCCGGACTGTTTGCCGGGGGGATTCACATCCTTCCGCCTTTTCCTTCCTCCGGGGACCGCGGCTTTGCGCCGCTGACGTATCTTGAGATCGAGCCGGAATTCGGCACCTGGGAGGATATTCGCAGCATCGGGGTAGAATTCGATGTGCTGGTGGATCTGATGGTCAATCATATCTCCAGGCAATCGCCGTATTTCCAGGACTTCCTGGAGCATGGCCGGGCTTCTGAATATGCGGATCTGTTCATCACCCTGGACAAGATCTGGGAGGATGGCAAGCCTGTGCGTGCAGATATCGGGAAGATGTTCCTGCGGCGGCCGTTGCCGTATTCTACCTTCACGACCTCCGGAGGGGAGGAAGAGAAGGTCTGGACCACTTTTGGCAAAACCGACCCTTCCGAGCAGATTGATCTGGATATCCATTCTCCGCTTACCCGCGACCTGCTGCGGCAGTTCTTCCTGAACTTCAAAGAGCAGAATGTCAAGATCGTCCGGCTGGATGCGGTCGGGTACGTGATCAAGAAGCTGGGCACCAGTTGTTTTTATGTGGAGCCGGAGATTTATGAATTCCTGGATTGGATCAAGGAGATGGCGGATTCGCTGGATATAGAGCTGCTGCCCGAGGTGCATGCACACCACAGTATCCAGACCAAGCTATCGGAGTACGGCTGCTGGATCTATGATTTCATTCTGCCTTACCGCGTGCTTGAGGCGCTTACCGGCAGATCCAATACGGCGCTGTACGACTATCTGCGGACCCGCCCGCATCAGCAGTTCACGATGCTGGACTGTCATGACGGTGTTCCGGTGAAGCCGGATCTGGATGATCTGATCGATACGAAGGAAGCGCGGGAGCTGGTGGATCTCTGCGTGGAGCGCGGGGCGAACCTGAGTCTGATTCTGTCCGAGGAGCATAAAGCGCCGGATGGCTTCGATGTCCATCAGATCCGCTGCACGTACTACAGTGTACTGAATGAGGATGACGATGCGTATCTGGCAGCCAGAGCGATTCAATTCTTCGCGCCGGGTATTCCGCAGGTCTATTATGTAGGCCTGCTGGCTGGCCGTAATGATCTGGAGCAGGTGGCCCTGACAGGCGAAGGACGGGAGATCAACCGCCATAACTATACGCTGGAGGAGATTGAAGCCGAATCACAGCGCGAGGTTGTGCAGCGGCTGATGAAGCTGATCCGCTTCCGCAATGAGTATAGCGCCTTCAATGGAACCTTCCGGGTGCTGGAGGCAGAGGCGGATGAAATCAGGCTGATGTGGGAGCAAGGAACAGCATATTGCCGGCTGCACATTAACCTGCAGAATTATAAGACTGTTATCGAATATATAGATCAGCAGGGACAAGAAGCGGTATACTGGGTCTGA
- a CDS encoding sugar kinase — protein MFRLGETIRFEDQANDVLTVGELLVDMISNEYGEDTVCDGYTRYFGGSPSNIAINAGKLGIRSHVASAVGRDSLGNYLMNRLQSAGMATSGIQQVDDSTSMVVITKSQATPVPIFYRAADYRLEYNEALEQALIHSSIVHFSCWPISRNPSRRAVERVIRTARKHKVLIGFDPNYHPSIWQKGEDGVAYVKSIIPQVDIIKPSEDDAERLFGPGTPEEQIARFLALGAKLVILTLGKDGALVSTGSETKSFATKATQIEDTTGAGDAFWSGFYTAVIKGYTLEEALELGFAVSAYKLKFTGAVVDLPALETIKQEFNL, from the coding sequence GTGTTTAGACTCGGAGAGACAATACGGTTTGAAGATCAGGCGAACGATGTGTTAACAGTGGGCGAGCTGCTCGTGGATATGATCTCCAATGAGTATGGCGAGGACACGGTATGTGATGGATATACCCGGTATTTTGGCGGATCGCCTTCGAATATTGCCATTAATGCAGGGAAGCTGGGCATCCGGTCGCATGTGGCTTCGGCGGTAGGCAGGGATAGCCTTGGCAACTACTTGATGAACCGGCTGCAGAGCGCCGGAATGGCGACAAGCGGCATCCAGCAGGTCGATGATTCTACCAGTATGGTGGTGATAACGAAGAGTCAGGCTACGCCGGTTCCGATCTTTTACCGTGCGGCGGATTACCGGCTGGAGTACAATGAGGCGCTGGAGCAAGCCTTGATTCATTCCAGCATTGTCCACTTCTCGTGCTGGCCGATCTCAAGGAACCCGTCCCGTAGGGCGGTAGAGCGGGTGATCAGGACGGCGAGGAAGCATAAGGTGCTGATCGGCTTCGATCCCAACTATCATCCCTCAATTTGGCAGAAGGGAGAAGACGGCGTAGCCTATGTCAAAAGCATCATCCCGCAGGTGGATATCATCAAGCCTTCCGAGGATGACGCCGAGCGTCTGTTCGGACCCGGCACGCCGGAGGAGCAGATCGCCAGATTCCTTGCGCTTGGTGCGAAGCTGGTCATTCTGACGCTGGGCAAGGATGGGGCACTCGTCTCCACCGGCAGCGAAACGAAGTCGTTTGCCACCAAGGCTACGCAAATTGAAGATACGACTGGAGCAGGAGATGCCTTCTGGTCCGGCTTCTATACGGCTGTTATTAAAGGGTATACGCTCGAAGAGGCGCTGGAGCTTGGGTTTGCCGTCAGCGCGTACAAACTGAAATTCACGGGTGCGGTAGTGGATCTGCCTGCGCTGGAGACCATTAAGCAAGAATTCAACCTGTAG
- a CDS encoding alpha/beta hydrolase: MNFIHRVAPELREGMAGLPPLHLPGDLAAARNMVPLPAEPSDCVRITERVLIAGSGPVRIRIFEPAKRSKHKLPALLWTHGGGYILGQPSGDDALCESFVLAANCVVVSPDYRLAPEHPYPAAVEDSFAALVWLADPGNDLQIDRARIAVGGASAGGGLAAALALMARDKGGPALCFQLPLYPMLDDRNITPSSYEVTHPAVWNRANNLVAWEMYLGGPAGGADTSPYAAPGRADQLAGLPPAYTCVGQLDPFRDETIDYVARLAQAGVEVEFHLYPGGYHGFEHVVPAAEVARRAREGYIHALARALNS, translated from the coding sequence ATGAATTTCATTCACCGCGTGGCCCCGGAGTTAAGAGAGGGGATGGCCGGATTGCCGCCGCTGCATTTGCCGGGGGATCTGGCCGCAGCCCGGAATATGGTCCCGTTGCCTGCTGAACCGTCAGACTGCGTCCGCATTACGGAGCGGGTCCTGATTGCCGGTTCCGGGCCGGTGCGGATCAGAATCTTTGAACCGGCGAAGCGGAGTAAGCATAAGCTGCCTGCCCTGCTATGGACTCATGGGGGCGGCTATATTCTGGGCCAGCCGAGCGGCGATGATGCGTTATGCGAGAGCTTCGTCCTCGCGGCTAACTGTGTTGTCGTGTCGCCCGATTACCGCCTTGCCCCGGAGCATCCGTACCCGGCAGCGGTGGAAGACAGCTTCGCGGCATTGGTGTGGCTTGCAGATCCGGGGAATGATCTCCAGATTGACAGGGCCCGGATTGCCGTAGGCGGCGCGAGTGCGGGCGGCGGTCTGGCGGCTGCCTTGGCCCTGATGGCTAGAGATAAGGGAGGTCCTGCCCTCTGCTTCCAGCTTCCGCTGTATCCGATGCTGGACGACCGCAACATTACACCTTCCAGTTATGAGGTAACTCACCCTGCGGTGTGGAACCGGGCGAACAATCTGGTAGCTTGGGAGATGTACCTGGGCGGTCCTGCCGGGGGCGCTGACACCTCCCCGTATGCGGCACCCGGCCGTGCGGATCAACTGGCGGGGCTTCCGCCCGCCTATACCTGTGTCGGACAGCTCGACCCGTTCCGGGATGAGACGATTGACTATGTGGCCAGGCTGGCACAGGCCGGTGTAGAAGTCGAATTTCATCTCTACCCGGGGGGCTATCATGGCTTTGAGCATGTTGTTCCTGCAGCCGAGGTCGCCCGCAGAGCCAGAGAAGGCTATATCCATGCCTTAGCAAGAGCCTTGAACTCTTAA
- a CDS encoding LacI family DNA-binding transcriptional regulator — MAVTIKDVAEKVGVSVTTVSRVLNNRGYLSESLKQKVNDAMEELNYHPSEVARSLLRKKSNIIGLILPDISHPFFGEVTKHIEAYAYEQGYKLMLCNSLHHKKKEKEYIDLLRASRVDGIIMGSHTMSVNDYKSINLPLVSLDRQISKSIPFIASDNYQGGVLATRLLLRKKCRSIAYLSGNLRLNLLAKQRHDAFLEQVKGQDVAYTVRQTDLNGFKYKDYEKLVSSLFEERPELDGVFASSDMLALQVLKQCRRLGRAVPGQVKVVGYDGIAALDAEDLTTIVQPIKKMGELAVQYLLQQIAGEPVPLETILPVRLAEKGTT; from the coding sequence TCTCCCGAGTGCTTAATAACCGGGGATACCTCAGTGAGAGTCTGAAGCAAAAGGTGAACGATGCCATGGAGGAGCTGAATTATCATCCGAGTGAGGTGGCACGTTCCTTGCTGCGTAAGAAGTCCAATATTATCGGCCTGATTCTGCCGGATATCTCCCATCCGTTCTTCGGAGAGGTAACCAAGCATATTGAGGCCTATGCCTATGAACAAGGCTATAAGCTGATGCTGTGCAATTCCCTGCATCACAAGAAAAAAGAGAAAGAGTACATCGATCTGCTGCGGGCTAGCCGGGTTGACGGCATCATCATGGGCAGCCATACGATGAGCGTGAACGATTACAAGTCGATCAACCTGCCGCTGGTGTCGCTGGACCGCCAGATCTCTAAGTCGATCCCGTTCATTGCCTCGGATAACTATCAGGGGGGAGTGCTGGCCACCCGGCTGCTGCTGCGCAAAAAATGCCGGAGCATCGCCTATCTTAGCGGGAATCTGCGCCTTAATCTGCTGGCCAAGCAAAGGCATGACGCCTTCCTGGAGCAGGTCAAAGGGCAAGATGTTGCGTACACCGTAAGGCAAACCGATCTGAATGGATTCAAGTATAAGGATTACGAGAAGCTGGTCAGCAGTCTTTTTGAGGAGCGTCCTGAGCTGGACGGCGTATTCGCGAGCAGTGATATGCTGGCATTGCAGGTGCTGAAGCAGTGCAGAAGGCTGGGCAGAGCTGTGCCCGGTCAAGTCAAGGTCGTAGGCTATGACGGAATTGCCGCCCTGGATGCGGAGGATCTGACTACCATCGTACAGCCGATTAAGAAAATGGGCGAGCTGGCCGTTCAATATCTGCTTCAGCAGATCGCCGGCGAGCCGGTCCCGCTGGAGACCATTCTTCCCGTCCGGTTAGCGGAGAAGGGGACCACTTGA